A genome region from Pyrenophora tritici-repentis strain M4 chromosome 9, whole genome shotgun sequence includes the following:
- a CDS encoding ComEC, membrane metal-binding protein, with protein MLVITPTATTTPVFTAASTNIATAAPTLPILAIHSVLAALAIPAAPAVLAAPALANYAPTISALTALTPAAFTLNAPTPTVTALIAATLNALALTAIALATLAILATTTVPAVANLASIAILTATTLPAPIIFAACNTLVAAAFKAPTLATPAILTAPAPTALTSTSCSCYSYSYRSYSSAFRNPPYYCFCSRHFLYLYYPVLLAALAFPAVPAVSTALFCPLPPTPPPPAVTAVSAAATAPLVAALTTLATFAFLAALNIFAINPTASVLAAPDTLTISTVLTLSLVLVTCTALNILITTPTTPAPVAASAPAILAAYNILTSTSYLLQLIYTSGYCYCYCYSPTFAILATLTVLTILAVLTILAVLIILAASAVLTILAVLVVLAASAVLTILAVLVVLAASAVLTILAVLVVLAASAVLSTLTALTILAVPAVLAIATINLIVNSLAVRPFLALPLLLLLSSQSSQSP; from the coding sequence atgctcgttattactcctacggctactactacacctgtgtttactgccgcttctacaaatatcgccactgcggcccctacgcttcctattcttgctatccactccgtccttgctgctctcgccattccagctgctcctgctgtcctcgctgctcctgctctcgctaattacgctcctactatttccgcccttactgctcttactcctgcagcttttactcttaatgcgcctactcctacggttactgctcttattgctgctactcttaatgctctagctctcactgctattgctctcgctactctcgctattcttgctactactactgtccctgctgtcgccaacctcgcttctatcgctatccttactgcgaccactctccctgctcctattattttcgctgcttgtaacaccctcgttgctgccgcctttaaagctcctacccttgctactcctgctattcttactgctcctgctcctacggctcttacttctacgtcctgctcttgctactcttactcctaccgctcttactcctccgcattccgcaatcctccctattactgcttctgctctcgccacttcctctatctctactatcccgtccttcttgctgctctcgctttccccgctgttcccgctgtctctactgctctcttctgccccttacctcctacgcctcctccacctgcggtaactgcggtttcggcggccgctaccgctcctcttgtcgctgctcttactaccctcgctactttcgctttccttgctgctcttaatatcttcgctatcaatcctacggcttctgttctcgctgctcctgatactcttactatctctactgtccttactttgtcccttgtccttgtaacttgcactgctcttaatattcttattactactcctactacccctgcacctgttgccgcttctgcccctgctatccttgctgcttataatatccttacttctacctcttacctcttacagcttatatacacctccggctactgctattgctactgctactctcctactttcgctatcctcgctactcttactgtccttactatcctcgctgttcttactatcctcgctgtcctcattatcctcgctgcttccgctgtccttacaatcctcgctgtcctcgttgtcctcgctgcttccgctgtccttacaatcctcgctgtcctcgttgtcctcgctgcttccgctgtccttacaatcctcgctgtcctcgttgtcctcgctgcttccgctgtcctttctacccttactgcccttactatcctcgctgttcccgctgtccttgcaatcgctacaattaacttaatagttaattcccttgccgttcgcccctttcttgcgctgcccttgttgctcttactgtcctcgcaatcatcgcaatcaccttaa